From Candidatus Zixiibacteriota bacterium, one genomic window encodes:
- a CDS encoding protein-L-isoaspartate(D-aspartate) O-methyltransferase produces the protein MRLPSQSFPDYSWARERMVREHVIGRGIEDARVVAAMRKIPRHLFVDAALADRAYDDRSLPIGREQTISQPFMAAFMTAALRLAPEQKVLEVGTGSGYQTALLAEMLVNVFSVESIPFLAARARRLLDRLGYFNAAIRVGDGTLGWPEHAPYDAIVVTAAGPAPPRPLLEQLAVGGRMVIPLGDRDSQELKLIVRTRLGFRQESLGECRFVTLQGKFGWRG, from the coding sequence ATGAGGCTTCCGTCCCAATCGTTTCCCGACTACAGCTGGGCCAGAGAGCGGATGGTCCGCGAGCATGTCATTGGCCGGGGCATCGAGGACGCGCGCGTCGTGGCGGCCATGCGCAAGATCCCCCGCCACCTGTTCGTCGACGCCGCGCTTGCGGACCGCGCCTATGACGACCGCTCTCTGCCCATCGGCAGAGAGCAGACGATTTCTCAGCCGTTCATGGCCGCCTTCATGACAGCGGCGCTTCGTTTGGCTCCCGAGCAGAAGGTGCTCGAGGTCGGCACGGGGTCCGGCTATCAGACCGCGCTGCTTGCGGAGATGCTCGTCAACGTCTTCTCGGTCGAGAGCATCCCGTTCCTGGCGGCGCGGGCGCGTCGGCTTCTCGACCGCCTGGGCTATTTCAACGCGGCGATCCGCGTGGGCGACGGAACTCTGGGGTGGCCCGAGCACGCGCCCTACGACGCGATCGTCGTGACCGCGGCCGGTCCGGCGCCGCCCCGACCGTTGCTCGAGCAGCTCGCCGTCGGAGGCCGGATGGTGATTCCGCTGGGCGATCGCGACTCCCAGGAGCTGAAGCTGATCGTCCGGACGAGACTCGGCTTCAGACAGGAAAGCCTGGGGGAATGCCGGTTCGTCACGCTGCAGGGAAAATTCGGGTGGCGCGGCTGA